In Phaeobacter inhibens DSM 16374, the following proteins share a genomic window:
- a CDS encoding usg protein: METRETELMLKGYGLTTAEMTYHMPDYTHVLNTFVWQEYDLAPDHPRLFEFIEYWQREIEGPLHSVRFTHRKMISPGEWRNVTGILRMH; the protein is encoded by the coding sequence ATGGAGACACGCGAAACTGAATTGATGCTGAAGGGCTATGGTCTGACCACGGCAGAGATGACCTATCATATGCCGGACTACACCCATGTTCTGAACACTTTCGTCTGGCAGGAGTATGATCTGGCGCCGGATCATCCGCGATTGTTTGAGTTTATCGAGTATTGGCAGCGCGAGATTGAAGGCCCGCTGCATTCCGTCCGCTTTACCCATCGCAAGATGATCAGTCCGGGGGAATGGCGCAACGTAACGGGCATCCTGCGCATGCATTGA
- a CDS encoding ASKHA domain-containing protein, translating to MANDPAPEISTETATDPASHPLVVFTPSGKRGRFPVGTPVLTAARQLGVDLDSVCGGRGICSKCQITPSYGEFSKHGVTVADDALTEWNKVEQRYKDKRGLIDGRRLGCQAQVQGDVVIDVPPESQVHRQVVRKRAEARDITMNPSTRLYYVEVEEPDMHKPTGDMERLIEALDAQWDLKGVKTDLHILSVLQPALRKGGWKVTVAVHLGDENHPPKIMHIWPGFYEGSIYGLAVDLGSTTIAAHLCDLKTGDVVASSGIMNPQIRFGEDLMSRVSYSMMNKGGDQEMTRAVREGMNALFTQIAAEAEIDKALIVDAVFVCNPVMHHLFLGIDPFELGQAPFALATSNALALRAVELDLNIHPAARVYLLPCIAGHVGADAAAVALSEAPDKSEDLVLVVDVGTNAEILLGNKDKVLACSSPTGPAFEGAQISSGQRAAPGAIERVEINPETKEPRFRVIGSDIWSDEDGFAAAVATTGITGICGSGIIEAIAEMRMAGLLDASGLIGSAEQTGTTRCIQDGRTNAYLLWDGSVEGGPTITVTNPDIRAIQMAKAALYSGARLLMDKFGIDTVDRVVLAGAFGAHISAKHAMVLGMIPDCPLDKVTSAGNAAGTGARIALLNTEARSEIEATVQQIEKIETAVEPRFQEHFVNASAIPNSAEPFPILNSIVTLPEANFNTGGSDGNDDGGRRRRRRRG from the coding sequence ATGGCAAACGATCCCGCCCCCGAGATCTCGACCGAGACCGCAACTGATCCCGCATCGCATCCGCTGGTGGTCTTCACCCCTTCCGGCAAACGTGGCCGGTTTCCGGTCGGCACTCCGGTCCTGACCGCGGCGCGTCAGCTGGGGGTCGATCTGGATTCGGTCTGCGGCGGGCGTGGCATCTGTTCGAAATGTCAGATCACGCCCTCTTATGGTGAGTTCTCCAAACATGGTGTGACAGTCGCTGACGACGCCCTGACCGAATGGAACAAGGTCGAACAGCGCTATAAGGACAAACGCGGCCTGATCGACGGGCGGCGACTGGGGTGTCAGGCGCAGGTCCAAGGCGATGTGGTGATCGACGTGCCGCCGGAAAGCCAGGTCCACCGCCAAGTCGTGCGTAAGCGTGCCGAAGCGCGCGACATCACCATGAACCCCTCCACCCGCCTTTATTATGTCGAGGTGGAAGAACCCGACATGCATAAACCCACAGGCGATATGGAGCGGCTGATCGAGGCGCTGGATGCGCAATGGGATCTGAAAGGTGTCAAAACCGACCTGCATATCCTGAGCGTGCTGCAACCGGCCCTGCGCAAGGGCGGCTGGAAGGTTACCGTGGCCGTGCATCTGGGCGATGAAAACCACCCACCCAAGATTATGCACATCTGGCCCGGTTTCTACGAAGGCTCAATCTATGGTCTGGCGGTTGACCTTGGCTCAACCACCATCGCCGCGCACCTGTGCGATCTGAAAACCGGCGACGTCGTGGCCTCCTCCGGCATCATGAACCCGCAGATCCGCTTTGGCGAAGACCTGATGAGCCGGGTTTCCTATTCGATGATGAACAAAGGCGGCGATCAGGAGATGACCCGCGCGGTACGCGAGGGCATGAATGCGCTGTTCACCCAGATCGCAGCAGAGGCAGAAATTGACAAGGCGCTGATCGTGGACGCAGTCTTTGTCTGCAACCCGGTGATGCACCACCTGTTCCTCGGCATCGATCCGTTTGAACTGGGTCAGGCGCCCTTTGCGCTGGCGACCTCCAATGCGCTGGCACTGCGCGCGGTGGAGCTGGACCTCAATATTCACCCGGCCGCCCGTGTCTACCTCCTACCCTGCATTGCCGGCCATGTGGGTGCCGATGCTGCGGCGGTCGCCCTGTCGGAAGCGCCTGACAAATCCGAGGATCTGGTGCTAGTGGTGGACGTCGGCACCAACGCGGAAATCCTGCTCGGGAACAAGGACAAGGTGCTGGCCTGCTCCTCCCCCACCGGGCCGGCGTTTGAGGGCGCGCAGATCTCCAGCGGTCAGCGCGCTGCTCCCGGTGCAATTGAACGAGTCGAGATCAACCCGGAAACCAAGGAACCGCGCTTCCGGGTGATCGGCTCCGACATTTGGTCGGATGAGGACGGTTTTGCTGCGGCAGTCGCCACCACCGGCATCACTGGTATCTGCGGATCCGGCATCATCGAGGCGATTGCCGAAATGCGCATGGCCGGGTTGCTGGATGCCTCTGGCCTGATCGGTTCGGCAGAACAAACTGGCACGACACGCTGCATTCAGGACGGACGCACCAATGCCTATCTGCTGTGGGACGGCTCTGTCGAGGGTGGCCCGACCATCACCGTGACCAACCCCGACATCCGCGCGATCCAGATGGCCAAAGCGGCGCTTTATTCCGGCGCGCGCCTCCTGATGGACAAATTCGGCATTGATACCGTCGATCGGGTGGTGCTGGCGGGCGCCTTTGGCGCGCATATCTCCGCAAAACACGCGATGGTCCTCGGTATGATCCCTGATTGTCCGCTGGACAAGGTGACCAGTGCGGGCAATGCCGCAGGCACCGGCGCCCGCATTGCGCTGCTCAACACGGAGGCCCGCAGCGAGATTGAGGCCACTGTGCAGCAGATCGAAAAGATCGAAACCGCAGTGGAGCCACGGTTTCAGGAGCATTTCGTCAATGCCTCTGCGATCCCGAACTCCGCAGAACCGTTCCCGATCCTGAACAGCATCGTCACCCTGCCAGAGGCGAACTTCAACACAGGAGGTAGCGACGGCAATGACGATGGCGGACGCCGTCGGCGGCGGCGGCGCGGGTAA
- the gyrA gene encoding DNA gyrase subunit A has protein sequence MNDTPETPENMDENKPERPKYDGPTVSIESEMRTSYLDYAMSVIVSRAIPDLRDGLKPVHRRILYAMHEVGNSHDKPYRKSARPVGDVMGKYHPHGDSAIYDALVRMAQDFSMSLPLLDGQGNFGSMDGDNPAAMRYTEVRMDKPAASILADIEKDTVDFQDNYDGKDREPTVLPARFPNMLVNGAGGIAVGMATNIPPHNLGEVIDATLALIEDPDLTSEQLIDYVPGPDFPTGGVMLGRSGARKAYLEGRGSVVIRAKTRVEEIRKDRYAIVVEEIPYQVNKAAMIEKIAEQVREKKIEGVSHVQDESDRNGVRVVVELKRDATAEVVLNQLYRFSPMQTHFGCNMLALNGGRPEQLTLRRFLTSFLDFREDVIARRTAYDLRKARERSHILCGLAVAVSNVDEVVATIRASADAAEARHKLMTRRWPAVDIAPYIRLIDDPTHTMNDDGTYNLSEVQARAILELRLQRLTQIGVKEVTDELEELAGKIKEYLEILSSRERILGIISDELREVRDNFAVPRRTEIVDWSGDMEDEDLIEREDMVVTITSGGYIKRTPLVDFRAQKRGGKGLSGMQTKEEDVVTNLFVANTHTQLLFFTTDGMVYKLKTWRLPQGGRTSKGKAIVNILPIPPGVSIAAIMPVDVPDDEWENLQVVFATSGGDVRRNRLSDFTNVRRNGKIAMKLPEDGSVKLVNARICSEDDDVMLVTNSGRAIRFRSTDVRVFNSRESTGVRGIRLVSEGDEVVSMSVIRHFSAEPWERNAFIKRFRSELGGEVAEDENGEESEGSLSEERYQEMLAANDLLVTINRSGVGNLTSAHDYRVSGRGGQGVGAMKGGAIVATFPVELEDQIMLATSKGQSIRCPVNGISFRSRSAGGVRVFNTAKGEEVVSVAWIAERDDEDAEVPTSEGTSEPAETT, from the coding sequence GTGAACGATACGCCGGAAACTCCTGAAAACATGGACGAAAACAAACCCGAACGGCCAAAGTATGACGGCCCGACGGTGTCCATCGAATCCGAGATGCGCACTTCGTATCTCGACTATGCGATGTCGGTTATTGTCAGCCGCGCCATTCCTGACCTGCGTGACGGTCTGAAACCGGTTCACCGCCGGATTCTCTACGCCATGCATGAGGTCGGCAATTCGCATGACAAGCCCTATCGCAAATCGGCGCGTCCGGTTGGTGATGTCATGGGTAAGTACCACCCCCATGGTGACTCTGCGATCTATGACGCCTTGGTGCGGATGGCGCAGGATTTTTCCATGTCGCTACCGCTCTTGGATGGTCAGGGCAACTTTGGCTCCATGGATGGCGATAACCCAGCCGCCATGCGCTATACCGAAGTGCGGATGGACAAACCTGCCGCCTCGATCCTGGCCGACATTGAAAAAGATACGGTCGATTTTCAGGACAACTACGATGGCAAGGACCGTGAACCCACGGTGCTGCCGGCGCGGTTCCCCAACATGCTGGTCAATGGCGCTGGCGGTATTGCCGTTGGCATGGCGACAAATATCCCGCCCCACAATCTGGGCGAAGTGATTGATGCCACGCTCGCGTTGATCGAAGACCCGGATCTGACCAGCGAACAGTTGATCGACTATGTACCCGGCCCGGACTTCCCAACCGGCGGCGTGATGTTGGGCCGTTCCGGCGCGCGCAAGGCCTATCTGGAAGGACGCGGCAGCGTCGTCATTCGCGCCAAGACCCGCGTTGAGGAGATCCGCAAGGACCGCTATGCAATCGTGGTCGAAGAAATTCCCTATCAGGTCAACAAGGCCGCGATGATCGAAAAGATCGCCGAACAGGTGCGCGAGAAAAAGATCGAGGGTGTCAGCCACGTACAGGATGAATCCGATCGCAACGGCGTACGGGTTGTTGTCGAGCTGAAGCGCGATGCCACGGCTGAGGTGGTTCTGAACCAGCTCTATCGTTTCTCGCCCATGCAGACGCACTTTGGCTGCAACATGCTGGCCTTGAACGGTGGTCGTCCCGAGCAGCTGACCCTGCGCCGATTCCTGACCTCCTTCCTTGATTTCCGCGAAGACGTGATTGCGCGGCGCACCGCCTATGACCTGCGCAAGGCGCGGGAACGCAGCCATATTCTGTGCGGTTTGGCCGTCGCGGTTTCAAATGTGGACGAGGTGGTCGCAACCATCCGTGCCTCTGCTGATGCAGCCGAAGCCCGACATAAGCTGATGACCCGCCGCTGGCCCGCGGTCGACATCGCACCTTATATCCGTCTGATTGACGATCCGACCCACACCATGAATGACGATGGCACCTATAACCTCTCTGAGGTGCAGGCCCGCGCTATTCTCGAACTGCGGTTGCAGCGTCTGACACAGATTGGTGTCAAAGAAGTCACCGATGAGCTGGAAGAACTGGCAGGCAAGATCAAGGAATACCTTGAGATCCTGTCCTCGCGTGAGCGGATTCTGGGCATCATCTCGGACGAGCTGCGCGAAGTGCGCGATAATTTCGCCGTTCCCCGCCGCACCGAGATCGTAGACTGGTCCGGCGACATGGAAGACGAGGATCTGATCGAGCGCGAAGACATGGTCGTGACGATCACGAGCGGCGGCTATATCAAGCGGACCCCACTGGTCGACTTCCGGGCGCAGAAGCGCGGCGGCAAGGGGCTGTCTGGCATGCAGACCAAGGAAGAGGATGTTGTCACCAATCTCTTTGTGGCCAACACCCACACCCAGCTGCTGTTCTTCACCACTGACGGCATGGTCTACAAACTGAAGACCTGGCGTCTGCCACAGGGTGGCCGCACGTCCAAAGGCAAGGCGATTGTCAATATCCTGCCAATTCCGCCTGGCGTCTCCATCGCCGCGATCATGCCGGTCGATGTGCCGGATGACGAATGGGAAAACCTGCAGGTGGTCTTTGCCACCTCGGGCGGGGATGTACGTCGCAACCGTCTGTCGGATTTCACCAATGTCCGCCGCAACGGCAAGATCGCGATGAAACTGCCCGAGGATGGCTCGGTCAAACTGGTGAACGCCCGCATCTGTTCCGAGGACGATGATGTGATGCTGGTGACCAATTCCGGGCGGGCGATCCGGTTCCGCTCCACCGACGTCCGCGTCTTCAACTCCCGTGAATCGACCGGGGTGCGCGGGATCCGGCTGGTGAGCGAAGGGGATGAGGTCGTCTCGATGTCGGTGATCCGCCACTTCAGCGCAGAGCCCTGGGAGCGCAATGCCTTCATCAAGCGGTTCCGCTCCGAGCTTGGCGGCGAGGTTGCCGAAGACGAAAATGGCGAGGAGTCCGAAGGTTCACTGTCCGAGGAGCGGTATCAGGAAATGCTGGCGGCCAATGATCTCCTGGTGACCATCAATCGCTCTGGAGTGGGCAATCTGACATCGGCCCATGACTACCGTGTCAGCGGGCGTGGCGGTCAGGGTGTTGGTGCCATGAAAGGCGGCGCCATCGTCGCGACCTTCCCGGTCGAGCTTGAAGATCAGATCATGCTGGCCACCTCCAAAGGTCAGTCGATCCGCTGTCCGGTCAACGGGATTTCTTTCCGCTCCCGCAGCGCCGGTGGCGTACGGGTGTTCAACACGGCCAAGGGCGAAGAGGTCGTCTCGGTTGCCTGGATCGCGGAACGCGACGACGAAGATGCAGAAGTCCCTACCTCTGAGGGTACCAGCGAACCTGCCGAGACAACCTGA
- the pgl gene encoding 6-phosphogluconolactonase: MNIIEYADRDMLAINVANQLAGDLKTHLLHHDSASFAVAGGTTPAPIFDDLCAADIDWARVRLMATDERWVPADSERSNARMIRERLLVNRAASATFVPFHVPARAPEDVLVEVESLIEPDLPLSVVLLGMGEDMHTASLFPGVRGLSEALAADAPVLAVMRPDSQPEPRVSLSARVLDAAIAKHLVIYGEAKREALETAKSLPPEEAPIQAVLSEMTVHWAP; encoded by the coding sequence ATGAATATTATCGAATATGCAGATCGCGATATGCTGGCGATTAATGTAGCCAATCAACTGGCCGGCGATCTGAAGACCCATCTTTTGCACCATGACAGCGCATCCTTTGCCGTCGCAGGTGGCACCACCCCAGCGCCGATTTTTGACGATCTCTGCGCTGCTGATATCGACTGGGCGCGGGTACGGCTGATGGCGACAGATGAACGCTGGGTGCCCGCCGACAGCGAGCGTTCCAATGCGCGGATGATCCGCGAGCGTCTGCTGGTCAACCGGGCGGCATCAGCGACATTCGTGCCGTTTCATGTGCCTGCGCGGGCGCCAGAGGATGTGCTGGTCGAGGTCGAAAGCCTGATTGAGCCGGATCTGCCGCTTTCTGTTGTCCTGTTAGGCATGGGGGAAGACATGCACACCGCATCCCTGTTTCCCGGCGTGCGCGGGCTGAGTGAGGCACTGGCGGCAGACGCGCCAGTGTTGGCGGTGATGCGACCTGACAGTCAGCCGGAACCGCGCGTCAGCCTGTCGGCGCGCGTATTGGACGCTGCGATTGCCAAACATCTGGTGATCTACGGGGAGGCCAAGCGTGAGGCGCTTGAAACGGCCAAGTCTCTGCCCCCGGAGGAGGCACCGATTCAGGCAGTTTTGTCAGAAATGACCGTGCATTGGGCGCCTTAG
- the zwf gene encoding glucose-6-phosphate dehydrogenase, with protein sequence MVSRVIPVQAFDLVIFGGTGDLAQRKILPALYRRHCAGQLPDTARIIGAARAELSRRDYQSLVRAALQAGDISAGKDAAGGQVDSFLARINYLAIDATEAEGWQTLAQTLGRPTADRVRVFYFSVGPALFAPLAEQIWAHDLADDQTRIVVEKPFGHDLASAKALNRTLASHFDESQIYRIDHYLGKETVQNLMAIRFGNMLFEPLWNSQYVDHIQVTVSETVGVEGRASYYDKSGAMRDMVQNHLMQLLCLIAMEPPAKFDPDAVRDEKLKVIRALEPVEPHHIVRGQYALAEDGEGGDEDQSYRETVGDPRSSTESYVALKAHISNWRWAGTPFYLRTGKRLVARSSVINVFFKDAPHSIFGADAGRHANLLTIRLQPDEGITLKVTIKEPGPGGMRLIDVPLDMSFAQALGADIDGAPDAYERLITDVIRGNQTLFMRGDEVEAAWAWTDPIIAGWTSRGDVPKPYDSGSTGPGDADLLMRRDEREWRGINP encoded by the coding sequence ATGGTTTCCCGCGTTATTCCGGTTCAGGCGTTTGACTTGGTGATATTTGGCGGCACCGGCGATCTGGCGCAGCGTAAGATTCTGCCCGCGCTGTATCGTCGCCACTGTGCGGGCCAGTTACCCGATACCGCACGTATCATTGGTGCTGCGCGTGCCGAGTTGAGCCGCAGGGACTATCAGTCACTGGTGCGCGCAGCGTTGCAAGCGGGCGACATCTCGGCGGGCAAAGACGCTGCCGGGGGGCAGGTCGACAGTTTTCTGGCGCGGATTAACTATCTGGCAATTGATGCGACTGAGGCCGAAGGCTGGCAGACGCTGGCCCAGACCCTTGGTCGTCCAACAGCGGATCGCGTCCGCGTGTTTTACTTCTCGGTCGGGCCTGCGCTGTTTGCGCCGTTGGCAGAGCAGATCTGGGCGCATGATCTGGCGGACGATCAGACCCGGATCGTTGTCGAAAAACCCTTTGGTCATGATCTGGCGTCAGCGAAGGCGCTAAACCGCACACTGGCCAGCCATTTTGATGAAAGCCAGATCTACAGAATTGACCATTATCTAGGCAAAGAGACCGTGCAGAACCTGATGGCCATCCGCTTTGGGAACATGCTGTTTGAACCGCTATGGAACAGTCAATATGTGGATCATATCCAAGTAACAGTGTCGGAAACGGTTGGTGTAGAGGGGCGTGCGTCGTATTATGACAAGTCAGGCGCGATGCGTGACATGGTGCAGAACCACCTGATGCAACTGCTGTGCCTGATCGCAATGGAACCCCCGGCGAAGTTCGATCCCGATGCCGTACGGGACGAAAAGCTGAAGGTGATCCGGGCGCTGGAGCCGGTGGAACCCCACCATATTGTGCGCGGTCAATATGCGCTGGCAGAGGACGGGGAAGGGGGCGACGAGGACCAGTCCTACCGCGAAACCGTGGGTGATCCGCGCTCCTCCACCGAAAGCTATGTGGCGCTGAAGGCGCATATCAGCAATTGGCGTTGGGCGGGCACACCGTTCTACCTGCGCACGGGTAAACGGCTGGTGGCGCGCTCCTCCGTGATCAACGTCTTCTTCAAGGACGCGCCGCATTCGATTTTCGGTGCAGATGCCGGGCGTCATGCCAATCTGCTGACCATCCGATTGCAGCCAGACGAGGGCATCACGCTCAAGGTGACGATCAAGGAGCCCGGACCCGGCGGTATGCGGTTGATCGACGTGCCGCTGGATATGAGCTTTGCGCAGGCGCTGGGGGCGGATATCGACGGCGCACCCGATGCTTATGAGCGGCTGATCACCGATGTGATCCGGGGTAATCAGACGCTGTTCATGCGCGGTGACGAGGTGGAGGCGGCCTGGGCCTGGACGGATCCGATTATTGCGGGCTGGACATCGCGCGGAGATGTGCCAAAACCCTATGATAGCGGTAGCACCGGACCGGGAGATGCGGATCTCCTGATGCGGCGCGACGAACGGGAATGGCGGGGGATCAACCCATGA
- a CDS encoding acyl-CoA thioesterase, whose product MDLIFHTPLSPDAQRYHGLQNPQPLAMADRVRFSELDILHHVNNKAYLSWFETLRVAYYDRFFAPHFKGMPAPRNVLRNANVHYVKEMLLEEDYITTARVVSFRRTSYVMEQQIWSGDLRATMTGIMVLRTPDGQSGYPLPDSLRAALRERDGAIAEG is encoded by the coding sequence ATGGACCTGATCTTTCACACCCCGCTCAGCCCTGACGCTCAACGCTATCACGGGCTCCAGAACCCGCAGCCGCTGGCGATGGCGGATAGGGTGCGGTTTTCCGAGCTGGATATCCTCCATCATGTCAACAACAAGGCCTACCTGAGCTGGTTTGAAACCCTGCGCGTGGCCTACTACGACCGGTTTTTCGCACCGCATTTCAAGGGGATGCCAGCGCCTCGCAATGTGCTGCGCAACGCCAATGTACATTATGTGAAGGAAATGTTGCTGGAGGAAGATTATATCACCACGGCCCGCGTTGTGTCCTTCCGGCGCACCTCATATGTGATGGAACAGCAGATCTGGTCTGGCGATTTGCGTGCGACGATGACCGGTATCATGGTTCTGCGCACGCCAGATGGGCAGTCCGGCTACCCGTTGCCAGACAGCCTGCGCGCCGCCCTGAGAGAGCGGGACGGCGCAATTGCAGAGGGTTAG